One window of the Chloroflexia bacterium SDU3-3 genome contains the following:
- a CDS encoding GNAT family N-acetyltransferase has protein sequence MSLTAYRTRAHAGEHDLQSIADLFNLCDATDHLDDSYSVEDLRTELTRPGFDPARDTQLWEDEGGQLIAYAETPTRAADDHAAFVEVSLYFHIHPQHRTPELAQQVLEWVDARIGAMRSEKHKPVELRAGAPDHYQFQIDLLEGFGMRGVRYFFTMECDLTQPIPAFALPEGYALRHVENAEDEVRWVEAYNLSFIDHYNFHPRTIERHRHWLSNKDYRREHDLIAVAPDGAVAAFAFCLIDTDYNQRNGTHQGWVCILGVRRGHRKLGLGRSMLLAGITKLREDGATVARLNVDAENPSGALQLYQSAGFVQDRRHISFWKRYEY, from the coding sequence ATGAGCCTGACCGCCTATCGTACCCGCGCCCACGCCGGAGAGCACGACCTTCAGTCGATCGCCGATCTCTTCAACCTGTGCGACGCGACCGACCACCTGGACGACAGCTACAGCGTCGAGGATCTGCGCACCGAGCTGACGCGGCCCGGCTTCGACCCGGCGCGCGATACCCAGCTCTGGGAGGATGAGGGCGGCCAGCTGATCGCCTACGCCGAGACGCCCACCCGCGCGGCGGATGACCACGCCGCATTTGTGGAGGTATCGCTCTACTTCCACATCCACCCCCAGCACCGCACGCCCGAGCTGGCCCAGCAGGTGCTGGAATGGGTCGATGCGCGCATCGGCGCTATGCGCAGCGAGAAGCACAAGCCCGTGGAGCTGCGCGCCGGAGCGCCCGACCACTACCAGTTTCAGATCGACCTGCTGGAGGGCTTTGGGATGCGCGGGGTGCGCTACTTCTTCACCATGGAGTGCGATCTCACCCAGCCCATCCCGGCCTTCGCGCTGCCCGAGGGCTACGCGCTGCGCCACGTGGAGAACGCCGAGGATGAGGTGAGGTGGGTGGAGGCCTACAACCTGTCGTTCATCGACCACTACAACTTCCACCCGCGCACCATCGAGCGGCACCGCCACTGGCTGAGCAACAAGGACTACCGCCGCGAGCACGACCTGATCGCCGTGGCCCCCGATGGCGCGGTGGCGGCCTTCGCCTTCTGCCTGATCGACACAGACTACAACCAGCGCAACGGCACCCACCAGGGCTGGGTCTGCATCCTGGGCGTGCGGCGTGGCCACCGCAAGCTGGGCCTGGGCCGCAGCATGCTGCTGGCCGGTATCACCAAGCTGCGCGAGGACGGCGCGACCGTAGCCCGCCTGAACGTGGACGCCGAGAACCCCAGCGGCGCGCTCCAGCTCTACCAGTCGGCGGGGTTCGTGCAGGACAGACGCCACATCAGCTTCTGGAAGCGCTACGAGTACTAG
- a CDS encoding GNAT family N-acetyltransferase has product MLQGPRVTLRPTEKDDMEALHALARNVELVQLTGFSWRPESLARWQREFEQHAEDPTEDLFTIVADGLVIGFCTLHQRNRRDSATQLGIGIYHPGYVGHGYGREAIGLLLDWAFYDQGWRRVWLRAISVNERALKAYRKIGFVEEGRLRQQAFFQGQYVDIITMGMLREEWDAIRSS; this is encoded by the coding sequence ATGCTGCAAGGCCCCCGCGTGACGCTCCGACCAACCGAGAAAGACGATATGGAGGCGCTGCACGCGCTCGCCCGCAATGTCGAGCTGGTGCAGCTGACAGGCTTTAGCTGGAGACCCGAGTCGCTGGCCCGCTGGCAGCGCGAGTTCGAGCAGCATGCCGAAGATCCCACCGAGGATCTTTTCACCATCGTGGCCGATGGTCTGGTCATCGGCTTCTGCACGCTACACCAGCGCAACCGCCGCGACTCGGCCACCCAGCTGGGCATCGGCATCTACCACCCCGGCTACGTGGGCCATGGCTACGGGCGCGAGGCCATCGGCCTGCTGCTCGACTGGGCCTTCTACGATCAGGGCTGGCGGCGCGTCTGGCTGCGGGCGATTTCGGTGAACGAGCGCGCGCTCAAGGCCTATCGCAAGATCGGCTTTGTGGAAGAAGGGCGGCTGCGCCAGCAAGCCTTCTTCCAAGGCCAGTACGTCGACATCATCACCATGGGCATGCTCCGCGAGGAGTGGGACGCCATTCGCAGCAGCTAG
- a CDS encoding GNAT family N-acetyltransferase translates to MLQGTRVTLRPAEQEDLKALHAMRSNVDLVQLGNGCWEPEPLARWQMFFDKSLEGQPSAWMVIEVAGTVIGSCTLHHSQRRDGSTQLGIGIYHPQYVGQGYGREAIGLLLDWAFYDQGWRRVWLEAFALNERALRLYRRLGFVEEGRLRQHTFFRGQYIDIIHMGLLREEWDQARNHEIRSAASECRAP, encoded by the coding sequence ATGCTGCAGGGAACGCGGGTGACGCTCCGCCCAGCCGAGCAGGAAGACCTGAAGGCGCTGCACGCCATGCGCAGCAACGTGGATCTGGTGCAGCTTGGCAACGGCTGCTGGGAGCCAGAGCCGCTGGCCCGCTGGCAGATGTTCTTCGACAAAAGCCTAGAGGGCCAGCCCAGCGCCTGGATGGTGATCGAGGTGGCGGGCACGGTGATCGGCAGCTGCACGCTGCACCACAGCCAGCGCCGCGACGGTTCCACCCAGCTCGGCATCGGCATCTACCACCCCCAGTACGTCGGCCAGGGCTACGGGCGCGAGGCCATCGGCCTGCTGCTCGACTGGGCCTTCTACGACCAGGGCTGGCGGCGCGTCTGGCTGGAGGCATTCGCGCTGAACGAGCGCGCGCTCCGGCTCTACCGCAGGCTCGGCTTTGTGGAGGAGGGGCGGCTGCGCCAGCACACCTTCTTCCGTGGACAGTACATCGACATCATCCATATGGGCCTGCTCCGCGAGGAGTGGGACCAAGCCCGCAACCACGAGATCCGAAGCGCCGCATCAGAATGCCGCGCACCATAG
- a CDS encoding GNAT family N-acetyltransferase — MLKGKLVSLRPVEKDDLKALHALTRNVELIQYGNGNWEPESLARWEKSFEKHLEDKEPSFLAIEADGQIIGDCGLHHSHRRDSSTQFGIGIYHPEYVGRGYGREAIALLLDWAFYDQNWRRVYLEALAVNERALKAYRKIGFVEEGRLRQHTFFRGQYVDIVHMGMLRDEWTSLREKQLTHP; from the coding sequence ATGCTGAAAGGCAAGCTTGTCTCGCTCCGCCCCGTGGAAAAGGACGACCTGAAAGCCCTGCACGCGCTCACCCGCAACGTCGAGCTGATCCAGTACGGCAATGGCAACTGGGAGCCGGAATCGCTGGCCCGCTGGGAGAAGAGCTTCGAGAAGCACCTCGAAGACAAAGAGCCGTCCTTCTTGGCCATCGAGGCCGACGGCCAGATCATCGGCGACTGCGGGCTGCACCACAGCCACCGCCGCGACTCATCCACCCAGTTCGGCATCGGCATCTACCACCCCGAGTACGTGGGGCGCGGCTACGGGCGCGAGGCCATCGCGCTGCTGCTCGACTGGGCCTTCTACGACCAGAACTGGCGGCGCGTGTACCTTGAGGCGCTGGCGGTGAACGAGCGCGCGCTCAAGGCCTACCGCAAGATCGGCTTTGTAGAGGAGGGGCGGCTGCGCCAGCACACCTTCTTCCGCGGCCAGTACGTCGATATCGTGCATATGGGCATGCTCCGCGACGAGTGGACATCCCTACGAGAAAAACAGCTCACACACCCGTAG
- a CDS encoding GNAT family N-acetyltransferase translates to MTTLPPHDHAYRRELGDGLVLRWATPADTEKIADLYGFVFRRTADEPLNIYLQHWTRELMAGTHPLIDLGDIAIVEDTTTGTIAASTCLLKQEWRYEEIAFPVGRPEIVASMPQYRQRGLIRAVFELIHARSDQRGDLAQGITGIPYYYRQFGYEFALDLHGDRFIPLANIPKLKEGEAEPYTMRAAEADDLPFIQELYAQESRRLCDGQPLAVASNVPADYWPFALASGERQSGEGLLLHVLTDAEGQRLAYAALVPLRWGEVIFVRSAWVAEGVNMRQILPSLLRGIQSVAAPRQIQKDKAPEASVIALAFGASHPFYQAAGGMIKNEDKPYAWYVRVADLPAFIRHIQPVLERRLAESPVVRGHSGELRISFYRGGLRMAFEQGRLTAVEPWKQGHNWEPGPMAAFPPLVFSHVLMGHRSIDELRIVYPDVWADDEGRPLIEALFPKRTSWVLSLE, encoded by the coding sequence ATGACAACGCTACCCCCCCACGACCACGCCTATCGCCGCGAGCTTGGCGATGGGCTGGTGCTCCGCTGGGCCACCCCCGCCGACACCGAGAAGATCGCCGACCTCTACGGCTTCGTGTTCCGCAGAACCGCCGACGAGCCGCTCAACATCTACCTTCAGCACTGGACGCGCGAGCTGATGGCGGGCACCCACCCGCTGATCGACCTAGGCGACATCGCCATCGTCGAGGACACCACCACCGGCACGATCGCCGCATCCACCTGCCTGCTCAAGCAGGAGTGGCGCTACGAGGAGATCGCCTTCCCGGTGGGGCGGCCCGAGATCGTGGCCAGCATGCCCCAGTACCGCCAGCGCGGCCTCATCCGCGCGGTCTTCGAGCTGATCCACGCCCGCAGCGATCAGCGCGGCGACCTGGCCCAGGGCATCACCGGCATCCCCTACTACTACCGCCAGTTCGGCTACGAGTTCGCGCTCGACCTGCACGGCGACCGCTTCATCCCGCTGGCCAACATCCCCAAGCTGAAGGAGGGCGAGGCCGAGCCATACACCATGCGGGCCGCCGAAGCAGACGACCTGCCCTTCATCCAGGAGCTGTACGCCCAGGAGAGCCGCCGCCTATGCGACGGCCAGCCGCTGGCGGTGGCATCCAACGTGCCCGCCGACTACTGGCCCTTCGCGCTGGCCAGCGGCGAGCGCCAGTCGGGCGAGGGCCTGCTGCTGCACGTGCTGACCGACGCCGAGGGCCAGCGCCTAGCCTACGCGGCGCTTGTGCCGCTGCGCTGGGGCGAGGTGATCTTCGTGCGCAGCGCCTGGGTCGCCGAGGGCGTCAACATGCGCCAGATCCTGCCCTCGCTGCTGCGCGGCATCCAGTCCGTCGCCGCGCCGCGCCAGATCCAGAAGGACAAGGCCCCCGAGGCCTCGGTGATCGCGCTGGCCTTCGGGGCCTCGCACCCCTTCTACCAAGCGGCGGGCGGCATGATCAAGAACGAGGACAAGCCCTACGCCTGGTACGTGCGCGTGGCCGACCTGCCCGCGTTCATCCGGCACATCCAGCCCGTGCTGGAGCGCCGCCTGGCCGAGTCGCCGGTGGTGCGCGGCCACAGCGGCGAGCTGCGGATCTCGTTCTACCGTGGCGGGCTGCGCATGGCCTTCGAGCAGGGCAGGCTGACCGCCGTGGAGCCGTGGAAGCAGGGCCACAACTGGGAGCCTGGCCCGATGGCGGCCTTCCCGCCGCTGGTCTTCAGCCACGTGCTGATGGGCCACCGCAGCATCGACGAGCTGCGCATCGTGTACCCCGATGTCTGGGCCGACGACGAGGGCCGCCCCCTGATCGAGGCGCTGTTCCCCAAGCGCACATCCTGGGTGCTCAGCCTCGAATAG